Proteins from one Tenrec ecaudatus isolate mTenEca1 chromosome 8, mTenEca1.hap1, whole genome shotgun sequence genomic window:
- the C8H8orf48 gene encoding uncharacterized protein C8orf48 homolog: MSDFSSEALSSFADEVKSSGSFIPSTHASGNKPESGKRATSLELHGKRSELAEFKINEKLRRQWTNLPKSKESNSVQNQPDTKLQKEITVASDQELKALQSFCTVKINLIYHRGNPKEVKGSRSKKMPLRLDGERPEMDAQKCTVPAEIVNRIYFKNVRATLKEVSTVKQHISSECHNCNRKRAELAQSAFLRQKKTFLESLLLQQKIDEHLHTRDFLTLIGETHKCLPRLSDDPGLIWKRLREKSLIGCASFEKPATQLV; this comes from the coding sequence ATGTCAGACTTCTCTAGTGAGGCCCTGAGTTCTTTTGCTGATGAGGTCAAGAGTTCAGGTTCATTCATACCCTCCACCCATGCCTCTGGGAACAAACCTGAGAGTGGAAAGCGAGCCACAAGTTTGGAACTTCACGGTAAACGGTCTGAACTGGCAGAGTTTAAAATTAATGAAAAGTTACGTAGACAATGGACCAACCTCCCCAAGAGCAAAGAAAGTAACTCTGTACAGAACCAACCAGATACGAAACTTCAAAAAGAAATCACTGTAGCATCAGACCAAGAACTGAAGGCTCTGCAGTCTTTCTGCACAGTTAAGATAAACCTGATCTATCACAGAGGCAACCCTAAGGAGGTAAAAGGCAGCAGAAGCAAAAAGATGCCACTTAGACTGGATGGAGAGCGCCCAGAGATGGATGCACAGAAATGTACTGTTCCTGCCGAGATTGTGAACAgaatctattttaaaaatgtcAGGGCAACTCTAAAAGAGGTCTCAACGGTGAAGCAACACATTTCTTCGGAGTGCCACAATTGTAACAGAAAAAGGGCGGAACTGGCTCAATCTGCTTTCCTAAGGCAAAAGAAGACTTTCCTGGAATCGCTTTTACTGCAACAGAAAATAGACGAGCATCTTCACACCAGAGATTTTCTCACCTTGATTGGAGAAACTCACAAGTGCCTTCCAAGACTTTCAGATGACCCGGGACTAATCTGGAAAAGACTGAGGGAGAAAAGTCTCATTGGATGCGCCAGTTTTGAAAAGCCAGCCACCCAGCTGGTGTAG